TCGCTCTTCAACGAGCCGGTCGTCGGCGGGATTCAGATCACCGGCTCGCACAACCCGCCGCAGTACAACGGGTTCAAGCTCAGCGTCGGGCGCGCGTCGCTGCACGGCGACGGCATCCAGCGTCTGTACGAGCTCGCCGTGGCCGGGCGGTTCCCGACGGGCCAGGGCCGCGTCACGCCGACGCGCATCATCGACCGGTACGTCGACGACGTCGTCCAACGGGTCGGCGCGCTCTCGCGCCCGCTGCGGATCGTCGCCGACTACGGCAACGGCGTCGGCGCCGTCGTCGGGCCGCAGCTCCTCGAACGGCTCGGCGCGCGCGTCACGCACCTCTTCGCCGAGAGCGACGGGACCTTCCCGAACCACCACCCGGACCCGACGCTCGTCGACAACGTGCAGGACCTGATCGCGGCCGTTAGGCGCGAGGGCGCCGACCTCGGCGTCGCGTTCGACGGCGACGCGGACCGGATCGGACTCGTCGACGAGCACGGCGAGATCGTCTGGGGGGACCACATCCTCATCCTCTACGCGCGCGACGTGCTCGCCCGCACGGGCGCCGGGCAGCCGGTCATCTTCGACGTGAAGTGCTCGCAGGCGCTCTCCGACGCGGTGCGCGCCGCCGGCGGCGAGCCGGTGATGTGGAAGACCGGGCACTCGCTCATCAAGGACAAGATGAAGGAGACGAACGCCCCGGTCGCCGGCGAGATGAGCGGGCACATGTTCTTCTCCGAAGGCTTCTACGGCCACGACGACGCGCTCTACGGCGCCGCGCGCCTGCTGCGCATCGTCGCCGACTCGGGGACCACGGTCGCCGGCCTGCTGAGCGACGTGCCGAAGTTCGTCTCGACGCCGGAGCTGCGCGTCGACGTGCCCGAGGAGGAAAAGTTCGCGATCGTCGAGGACGCCGTGCGCGAATTCCGCGCGCGGTACGACGTCGTCGACGTGGACGGCGTGCGCGTGCTGTTCGGCGACGGGTGGGGGCTGATCCGCGCGTCCAACACGCAGCCGGTGCTCGTGATGCGGTTCGAGGCGCGGACGCCGGAGCGCCTGCACGCCATCCGCGACGAAATGGAGCAGTGGCTCCGCGCGCGCGGAATCGATCCGACGCCGGGCGTCGGCCACTGAGCTGACGCGCGACCGCCGGGGATGACGCGCGGCCGCTGGCTCGCGGTCGCACTCGGGGCGGCCGCCGTCCTCCTGCTCGCACGCGCGTTCGCCGTCGCGTTCGTCGAGTACCGCTGGTTCGCCGCGTTCGGCCCGGGCGCGCTCGACGTCTGGCGCGCCCGGGCCGTCGACCTGGGGTTGCTCCGCGTCGTCGCGGCGCTGGTCGCCGGACTTTTCCTGTACCTCAACCTGCTCGGTGTCGCGAGCACGATCGACGCCGTGGCCGTCTCGCGGCGGTTAGGCGGGATCGAGATCGCCGAAACCGTTCCCGCGGGCCGGCTGCACGGGCTCTTCGCGCTCGCGAGTGCCGCGTTCGGGATCGCGATGGCGCTGCCGATCGCCGACTGGGTGCCGATCGACGCCCTCCTAACCGGGCGGACGTTCGGCGAGATCGAGCCGTACACCGGACGCGACCTCGCGTTCTTCGTGTACTGGCTGCCGTTCGAGAACGGCGTCTACGCTTGGGCGCTCGTCGCGGTCGCGTTCGTCACCGGCGCGGTCGTCGCGCTCTACGCCCTCACGCCGGGGCTGCGCTGGGCGCGCGGGCGCATCCGCGCGACGGTCCGCGTAAGACGGCACCTCGCGCTGTTCGGCGTGGCGACGCTGCTGCTGCTCGCGTGGGGGCACCGGCTCGACGCGTACGCGTTGCTCGTCGACGGCTCGGGCGCGAACGGCGCGTTCGTCGGGACCGACGAGCTCGCGCTGCTGCCGACGCGCTTCGGCCTCGCGATCGTGTCCGCGCTCGCCGCGGTCGTCGTGCTGCGCGCGGGGTGGGCCGGGCAGGCGCGACTCGCGTTCTGGGCCGTGACCGTCGTCGTCCTGACGACCCTCCTCGGCCGGGGCCTCGCCGGGCCGATCGCGACTGTCGTCCTCGCGCCGGCCCGCCTCGCGGGCGCGAACGCGGCGGCCGCGGCGAACCGCGCGTTGTACACGCGGCGGGCGTACGCGGCGGATCAGGTCCGCGCCGCGGCCCCGGGCGATCCTCCGCTCGCGTCGCCCCGCGACGTGGTCGCGAACCTCGCGATCTGGGACGCGGCGGTGCTGGCCCGACTCGGCGCGTCGGCGACCGACGGACGCGCGCCGCGCGCCGTCGTCGGATGGCAGCCGGCCGGCGACACGCTCGCCGCGGTACTCGCGGCCGCGCGCGCCACGCCAGACCCGAGCGCGCCGTCGGTCGCGGGAGGTCGGGACGCGGCGCGGACGGGGTGGCGGGCCGTCTTACTCGACCCGCGGACGCCGGGCCCGTTAGGCGCCCCCGCGCGCGCCGGCGGCGACCCGGGCGGACGCGTCGACGTGCCCGGCGTGATCTACCCCGGGGCGGGCGACGCGGCGGTCGTGGCGGGCCCGGCCAACCGCGTCGTCGGCGACTCGTTCGGGTCGTGGGGCGTCCGCCTCGCGTCGGCGCTCGCCGCTCGCGACATGCGACTGCTCCGCGCCGACAACGCCG
This is a stretch of genomic DNA from Gemmatimonadetes bacterium T265. It encodes these proteins:
- a CDS encoding phosphomannomutase: MTVLPTLNRQIFRQYDVRGIVGRDLSHDVARTLGRGYAALLAERGIAARGPVAVGRDNRPSGDDLRDGLVLGLTESGVDVIDVGVVPTPLLYWSLFNEPVVGGIQITGSHNPPQYNGFKLSVGRASLHGDGIQRLYELAVAGRFPTGQGRVTPTRIIDRYVDDVVQRVGALSRPLRIVADYGNGVGAVVGPQLLERLGARVTHLFAESDGTFPNHHPDPTLVDNVQDLIAAVRREGADLGVAFDGDADRIGLVDEHGEIVWGDHILILYARDVLARTGAGQPVIFDVKCSQALSDAVRAAGGEPVMWKTGHSLIKDKMKETNAPVAGEMSGHMFFSEGFYGHDDALYGAARLLRIVADSGTTVAGLLSDVPKFVSTPELRVDVPEEEKFAIVEDAVREFRARYDVVDVDGVRVLFGDGWGLIRASNTQPVLVMRFEARTPERLHAIRDEMEQWLRARGIDPTPGVGH